A single window of Gemmatimonadota bacterium DNA harbors:
- a CDS encoding glycosyltransferase family 4 protein, whose protein sequence is MKIGYVLKYFPKLSETFVLHEMVAAEEAGAEVTVFALGASSGDPAAPALGRLAAPVHYLGAVGDDALVSALADDAGWLRTRLTLHLPALLAEVQQEKGALSTLRRVAELVALVRQLGIEHLHAHFAGPAADLARLAARLAGIPYSVTCHAKDIYHDSVTPAAFRRRVSGARAVVTVCEANRRHILTHLAPELAPRLHVVYNGVDLDAFRPTGPASVVTPPRVLGVGRLVAKKGFSVLVEALARVGADGGRPVEGVILGEGREREDLEHRARALGAPVRLPGSARHDQVRAALAESSVLALPCVVDVDGNRDALPTVLLEAMAAGVPVVSTPVTGVTEIIEDGVSGVLVPEGDPEALAVALRRILDDPSHAESLARAGRARAEERFDLRRNVRHLMELLAAEPTAEAVA, encoded by the coding sequence GTGAAGATCGGCTATGTGCTGAAGTACTTCCCCAAGCTGTCGGAGACGTTCGTGCTCCACGAGATGGTGGCGGCGGAGGAAGCGGGTGCCGAGGTGACGGTCTTCGCCCTGGGGGCCTCGAGCGGCGACCCGGCGGCCCCGGCCCTGGGGCGGCTGGCCGCCCCCGTCCACTACCTCGGAGCGGTAGGCGACGACGCCCTCGTCTCGGCGCTGGCGGACGACGCTGGTTGGCTGCGGACGCGCCTCACGCTCCACCTGCCCGCTCTGCTGGCAGAAGTGCAGCAGGAGAAGGGTGCGCTGTCCACGCTCCGCAGGGTGGCGGAGCTGGTCGCACTCGTGCGGCAACTGGGGATCGAGCACCTGCACGCCCACTTCGCTGGACCGGCCGCGGACCTCGCGCGCCTGGCCGCGCGTCTCGCAGGTATTCCCTACAGCGTGACGTGTCACGCCAAGGACATCTATCACGATAGCGTCACTCCCGCGGCCTTCCGCCGTCGCGTCTCGGGTGCTCGCGCAGTCGTCACCGTTTGCGAAGCGAACCGCCGCCATATCCTCACCCACCTTGCACCGGAGCTCGCGCCGCGGCTGCACGTCGTGTACAACGGCGTCGACCTGGATGCCTTCCGACCCACGGGTCCGGCTTCCGTGGTCACACCCCCTCGGGTGCTCGGCGTGGGCCGACTCGTGGCCAAGAAGGGGTTCTCCGTGCTGGTCGAGGCGCTGGCTCGCGTGGGGGCCGACGGCGGGCGTCCCGTGGAGGGAGTGATCCTGGGTGAGGGTCGGGAGCGCGAGGACCTGGAGCACCGTGCGCGTGCGCTCGGCGCGCCCGTGCGGCTCCCCGGTTCGGCGCGGCACGACCAGGTGCGTGCCGCCCTGGCGGAGTCGTCCGTGTTGGCGCTTCCCTGCGTCGTGGACGTGGACGGGAATCGCGATGCGCTTCCCACGGTCCTGCTCGAGGCCATGGCGGCGGGTGTGCCCGTCGTCAGCACTCCGGTGACGGGAGTCACGGAGATCATCGAGGACGGCGTGAGCGGCGTCCTGGTCCCCGAAGGCGACCCCGAGGCGCTCGCGGTCGCACTGCGCCGCATCCTGGACGACCCGAGCCACGCGGAGTCGCTGGCGCGAGCGGGTCGGGCGCGCGCCGAAGAACGGTTCGATCTGCGCCGCAATGTGCGCCACCTGATGGAGTTGTTGGCGGCGGAGCCGACGGCCGAGGCGGTCGCGTGA
- a CDS encoding sigma-54 dependent transcriptional regulator: MKGSRILILDDEPEMLENLSRLLTGDGFVCHTRSSATGLEQELEEFRPAILISDLRMPGADGMEVLDRARAVDEGLPVILITGHATVSSAVAAIQKGAFDYLAKPFSADQLSVAVQRALRYRGLLIENESLRLRVGPTAVQRIVGESPAVRRIFAQIERVAPTEASVLITGESGTGKELLARAVHEASARRSGPFVPVDCAALPEGLLESELYGHEKGAFTGAVGRREGLIASANGGTLFLDEIGEMPLALQAKLLRALEERQVRSVGSSRYQPIDVRMIAATNVDLAEEVDRGSFRGDLYYRLNVVHFELPPLRERAGDVPLLVQRFVERFARESGRKLPHLEPGFLATLEAYAWPGNVRQLRNAIERAVILDQDGRLGVDDLPPEVTAAAGGPAASPSPVSGPSLAALPYGEARERALKAFRTGYLDALLREHGGNVSSAARAAGVSRRSLHRWIAEGDAAGELDPSDG; this comes from the coding sequence GTGAAGGGATCGCGCATCCTCATCCTCGACGACGAGCCCGAGATGCTCGAGAACCTCAGCCGTCTGCTCACGGGGGACGGCTTCGTCTGCCACACCCGTAGCTCCGCCACGGGCCTGGAGCAGGAGCTGGAGGAGTTCCGACCGGCGATCTTGATCTCGGACCTGCGGATGCCAGGCGCCGACGGGATGGAGGTGCTGGACCGGGCCCGCGCCGTGGACGAGGGGCTGCCCGTCATCCTCATCACGGGGCACGCGACCGTCTCCTCCGCCGTTGCAGCCATCCAGAAGGGTGCGTTCGACTATCTGGCCAAGCCGTTCTCCGCAGACCAGCTCTCCGTCGCGGTGCAGCGGGCGTTGCGGTACCGTGGCCTCTTGATCGAGAACGAATCCTTGCGCCTCCGCGTCGGGCCGACCGCCGTCCAGCGGATCGTCGGAGAGAGCCCGGCCGTCCGGCGCATCTTCGCACAGATCGAACGCGTGGCCCCGACCGAGGCCAGCGTGCTGATCACCGGCGAGAGCGGCACGGGGAAGGAGCTCCTGGCACGAGCGGTCCACGAGGCCAGCGCCCGCAGATCCGGACCCTTCGTGCCGGTCGACTGCGCCGCCCTCCCGGAGGGGCTGCTCGAATCGGAGCTGTATGGTCACGAGAAGGGGGCGTTCACCGGGGCCGTGGGTCGCAGGGAAGGACTGATCGCCTCGGCCAACGGAGGCACCCTGTTCCTGGACGAGATCGGGGAGATGCCGCTTGCCTTGCAGGCCAAGCTGCTGCGGGCGCTCGAAGAGCGTCAGGTGCGCAGCGTGGGGTCGTCCCGCTATCAACCCATCGACGTTCGGATGATCGCCGCCACCAACGTGGATCTGGCCGAGGAAGTGGACCGGGGCTCCTTCCGGGGGGACCTCTACTACCGCCTCAACGTCGTCCACTTCGAGCTTCCCCCGCTGCGGGAGCGGGCCGGCGACGTCCCGCTCCTGGTCCAACGCTTCGTGGAGCGGTTCGCTCGGGAGTCCGGACGCAAGCTGCCGCATCTCGAGCCTGGGTTCCTGGCGACCCTGGAGGCCTACGCCTGGCCCGGCAACGTGCGGCAGCTCCGGAATGCCATCGAGCGAGCGGTGATCCTGGATCAGGACGGTCGGCTCGGAGTGGATGATCTGCCTCCGGAGGTGACGGCGGCGGCGGGGGGCCCGGCGGCGTCCCCGTCTCCCGTGTCGGGTCCCTCCCTGGCGGCGCTACCCTACGGGGAAGCGCGGGAGCGCGCCTTGAAGGCGTTTCGCACGGGCTACCTGGACGCCCTCCTCCGCGAGCACGGCGGCAACGTCTCCAGCGCCGCGCGTGCGGCCGGGGTCAGTCGTCGCTCCCTCCACCGCTGGATCGCCGAGGGGGACGCGGCGGGCGAGCTGGACCCGTCGGACGGATGA
- a CDS encoding carboxypeptidase regulatory-like domain-containing protein produces the protein MSAVRMILLLTALLACTGALHRLDAQGQLSGRVSWRGAPAGDAVVELIPDDGAPPPAVPDTLFIDQLHLRFTPGVLGIPVGSAVEFHNSDQIMHNVFSPERRGDDFDLGTYPTGESRYHVFDRAGSFVVLCHVHPEMAAWIVVSASPWVAATDGEGRFHLTDVPPGRYRLVGWYRRRVVHDVQVRIVEGQDTLDVEMGR, from the coding sequence ATGAGCGCCGTGCGCATGATCCTGCTGCTGACGGCCCTCCTCGCGTGCACCGGGGCGCTGCACCGCCTCGACGCCCAGGGCCAGCTCTCCGGTCGCGTGTCCTGGCGTGGAGCGCCTGCCGGCGACGCCGTGGTGGAGCTCATCCCGGACGATGGCGCCCCACCCCCGGCGGTGCCGGACACGCTGTTCATCGATCAGCTCCACCTGCGCTTCACACCGGGCGTGCTCGGCATCCCGGTGGGTTCGGCGGTCGAGTTCCACAACTCCGACCAGATCATGCACAACGTCTTCTCGCCGGAGCGGCGGGGAGACGATTTCGACCTGGGAACCTATCCCACCGGGGAGAGTCGCTATCACGTCTTCGACCGCGCGGGCAGCTTCGTGGTCCTCTGCCACGTCCACCCGGAGATGGCGGCCTGGATCGTGGTGAGTGCAAGCCCCTGGGTCGCGGCGACCGATGGAGAAGGCCGGTTCCACCTGACGGACGTGCCGCCCGGGCGGTACCGCCTGGTGGGATGGTACCGACGTCGCGTGGTCCACGATGTGCAAGTGCGCATCGTGGAAGGGCAGGATACGCTCGACGTGGAGATGGGACGATGA
- a CDS encoding histidine phosphatase family protein, protein MRGRMKAGLILGLAGLGVTTSGCEPGREGRAYAAGGEADGQPLTGVEVTFIAEDGSGVHRATTGADGTYALPLLPGGYRVVATHPDRTDWSGRTVVEGSRTERLDLPLPAPASTTVFVVRHAEKIHPDSNGVEVPLSAEGAARAEALAHVLADAGVTAVYSTATTRTRATAGPLADRWGLAPTDYGNPAELAGALQHRNAGDAVLVSGHSNTVGPTVAALGAAVDPSTIGDYDNLYVVTLTPEGASAVNLQYGADTGPDERKTAVVVPTVLLVETAGPDPARTARIAHALAKSGVDDLWATNGDNPLVELATALETQVRPFDPATDAQEWLAARPVGVTTLAAGPEVVTRILEAAGVPDPGGSAGARTIVLTRSSAGAVARALAF, encoded by the coding sequence GTGCGCGGACGAATGAAGGCGGGACTCATCCTCGGGCTGGCGGGGCTCGGCGTGACCACCAGCGGGTGCGAACCCGGCCGCGAGGGCCGGGCCTACGCGGCCGGGGGCGAGGCCGACGGGCAGCCCCTCACCGGCGTGGAGGTGACCTTCATCGCCGAGGACGGCTCGGGGGTGCATCGGGCCACGACGGGAGCGGACGGGACCTACGCGCTGCCCCTGCTGCCGGGTGGATATCGGGTCGTCGCCACGCATCCGGACCGCACCGACTGGAGCGGCCGCACGGTGGTGGAGGGGTCGCGAACCGAGCGTCTCGACCTTCCGTTGCCGGCGCCGGCGTCGACCACCGTCTTCGTGGTCCGGCACGCCGAGAAGATCCACCCGGACTCGAACGGTGTGGAGGTGCCCCTGAGCGCCGAGGGAGCTGCGCGAGCGGAGGCGCTGGCGCACGTCCTGGCCGACGCCGGCGTCACCGCCGTCTACTCCACCGCGACGACGCGCACGCGCGCCACGGCGGGCCCCCTGGCCGACCGCTGGGGTCTGGCTCCCACCGACTACGGGAATCCGGCCGAGCTGGCCGGCGCCCTGCAGCATCGGAACGCGGGCGACGCCGTCCTGGTCTCCGGTCATTCCAACACCGTCGGGCCCACGGTCGCCGCGTTGGGGGCCGCGGTGGATCCGTCGACGATCGGGGACTACGACAACCTCTACGTGGTGACGCTCACGCCGGAGGGCGCGAGCGCGGTGAACCTGCAGTACGGCGCCGACACCGGCCCCGACGAGCGCAAGACGGCCGTGGTGGTCCCCACCGTGTTGCTGGTGGAGACCGCGGGTCCCGACCCGGCACGCACGGCGAGGATCGCCCATGCGCTCGCGAAGAGCGGTGTCGACGACCTGTGGGCCACCAACGGGGACAACCCGCTCGTGGAGCTGGCCACGGCCCTGGAGACGCAGGTGCGGCCGTTCGATCCCGCAACCGATGCGCAGGAGTGGCTGGCGGCGCGCCCCGTGGGCGTGACCACGCTCGCCGCCGGGCCCGAGGTGGTGACGCGCATCCTGGAGGCGGCGGGGGTTCCCGATCCAGGGGGCAGCGCCGGGGCGCGCACGATCGTGCTCACGCGCTCCAGCGCCGGCGCCGTGGCCCGGGCGCTGGCGTTCTGA
- a CDS encoding S8 family serine peptidase: MRPRVRSRVAPLALLGAAFLAACADVTSPPVELRSDGTPALEAASSVLQEGDRYLMLFDGPVPYNFRKRVADVGGTLVFQHRVGIAVVSGIDAPVAARLGRANDIVAVQPDLSFELEPVGGLRTEAAGVVASATDPTQAFFYARQWNMRAVEADKAWAAGRLGSVTRTVAILDTGIDYLYPDLRGLVDLRRSVSFIPSDDQLVAQMFPDRHPITDLNFHGTHVASTAVSNGDVIAGVTSRLRLMGVKVCDVTGSCPFSSVIQGILHAVDNRADVINMSLGGAFDATQFPDFADFIDRVFEAVGAAGTVVVVSSGNAGLDMDTFPGIYFTYCDAPGVICVAATGPTSGGTAGPWPDPDAPALYSNIGSNVTVAAPGGNTGAPVWAACSTTSLVVPVCQTGTFVLGVNGTSMAAPHVSGLAGILVEKYGNNPAAVRAALLSGGDAVVPPGFGAVRINVAGSLGLN; encoded by the coding sequence ATGCGTCCACGTGTCCGTTCGAGAGTCGCCCCGCTCGCGCTGCTCGGTGCAGCATTCCTCGCGGCCTGTGCGGATGTCACCAGCCCGCCGGTCGAGCTTCGTTCCGACGGAACGCCGGCGCTGGAAGCTGCGTCCAGCGTGCTGCAGGAGGGCGACCGCTACCTCATGCTGTTCGACGGTCCGGTGCCCTACAACTTCCGCAAGCGGGTGGCGGACGTGGGAGGCACCCTGGTGTTCCAGCACCGCGTGGGCATCGCCGTGGTGAGCGGCATCGACGCCCCCGTCGCGGCTCGGCTCGGCCGAGCCAACGACATCGTCGCGGTCCAGCCGGATCTGAGCTTCGAGCTGGAGCCCGTCGGTGGGCTGCGGACCGAAGCGGCGGGCGTGGTCGCCAGCGCCACGGATCCGACGCAGGCCTTCTTCTACGCGCGCCAGTGGAACATGCGGGCCGTGGAGGCGGACAAGGCGTGGGCCGCCGGGCGCTTGGGCTCCGTCACCCGTACCGTCGCGATCCTCGACACCGGGATCGACTACCTGTATCCGGACCTGCGCGGTCTGGTGGACCTGCGCCGCTCCGTGTCGTTCATCCCGTCGGACGACCAGCTCGTCGCCCAGATGTTCCCCGACCGGCACCCCATCACGGACCTGAACTTCCACGGCACGCACGTGGCGTCGACCGCGGTCAGCAACGGGGACGTGATCGCCGGCGTCACCAGCCGACTTCGCCTGATGGGCGTCAAGGTCTGCGACGTCACGGGCTCGTGTCCGTTCTCCAGCGTCATCCAGGGGATCCTGCACGCCGTGGACAACCGCGCCGACGTCATCAACATGAGCCTCGGTGGCGCCTTCGACGCGACGCAGTTCCCCGACTTCGCCGATTTCATCGACCGCGTCTTCGAGGCCGTGGGTGCTGCCGGGACGGTCGTGGTCGTCTCCTCCGGCAACGCCGGGCTCGACATGGATACGTTCCCCGGCATCTACTTCACGTACTGTGACGCGCCGGGTGTGATCTGCGTGGCCGCCACCGGCCCCACGTCCGGAGGGACGGCGGGTCCCTGGCCCGATCCGGATGCCCCCGCGCTCTACTCCAACATCGGCTCGAACGTCACGGTGGCCGCGCCCGGCGGGAACACCGGCGCTCCGGTCTGGGCGGCCTGCTCGACCACATCGCTGGTCGTGCCCGTCTGCCAGACGGGCACGTTCGTGCTGGGTGTGAACGGCACCTCGATGGCCGCGCCACACGTCTCCGGTCTGGCCGGCATCCTGGTGGAGAAGTACGGCAACAACCCCGCGGCCGTGCGCGCCGCGCTGCTGAGCGGGGGAGACGCCGTCGTGCCGCCCGGCTTCGGGGCGGTACGGATCAACGTCGCCGGCTCGTTGGGCCTGAACTGA
- a CDS encoding protease complex subunit PrcB family protein translates to MGRVRHWGLLLTLAGTLVADAAAQAVPDSIRGAYPALPPGAASVPFEVVRALSTPMSSIDEPVQQVLGTETQWRAWWTRFYSFLAPIPEPPAFEEGRVAAVIALGRMPSAGYHVGVEGVFDADGERWIAVRMEVPGPTCIVSQVQTAPATAVWMPPSRGPVRFLERRVERSC, encoded by the coding sequence GTGGGCCGCGTCCGTCACTGGGGTCTGCTGCTCACGCTCGCAGGGACCCTCGTGGCGGACGCGGCCGCTCAGGCCGTGCCCGACTCCATCCGCGGCGCGTACCCCGCGCTCCCGCCAGGCGCGGCGTCCGTGCCCTTCGAGGTCGTGCGGGCGCTCTCCACCCCGATGTCCTCCATCGACGAGCCCGTGCAGCAGGTCCTCGGCACAGAGACGCAGTGGCGGGCCTGGTGGACGCGCTTCTACTCGTTCCTGGCACCGATCCCCGAGCCTCCCGCGTTCGAGGAGGGCCGCGTGGCCGCGGTGATCGCCCTGGGGCGGATGCCGAGCGCCGGATACCACGTGGGGGTCGAGGGCGTCTTCGATGCGGACGGCGAGCGGTGGATCGCCGTGCGCATGGAGGTGCCCGGACCGACGTGCATCGTCAGCCAGGTGCAGACCGCGCCGGCCACCGCGGTGTGGATGCCGCCCTCGCGGGGACCTGTCCGCTTCCTCGAACGGCGGGTGGAGCGGAGCTGCTGA
- a CDS encoding glycosyltransferase: MGAGPTHRASRSRHLRTQERHTRVLTFCHDSFGLGHLRRTTTLARAIVARDPASSVVCVTGSPRPDLFDVPFGIDLVRLPGITKAEGGAYVPRALAMPTADVVSLRAGLISAVAREFRPDVIVVDHSAIGVGGELLPMLEEQRRLGNALLVLGMRDIVDEPLRARKELAREHTRFAMESLYHRIFVYGHPHVCDVALEYGLGAEITRKVRYVGVACETHADASDTPHAGPLVTVGGGEDGHPVLEAVCDWMAARPEVARGATVVTGPMMEGAHRSDVVRRARDAGVRVLESSSDFGRLLASASLVIGMGGYNTVYESLALRKRLVIVPRVHPRREQWERARRLAGLELVDVVEPTALTCPGQLDRVIARASGRTPVDPADVGLRFDGARVAAETLLREATGHALPLAS; encoded by the coding sequence GTGGGTGCAGGTCCGACCCACCGGGCATCCCGAAGCAGGCACCTTCGGACACAGGAGCGGCATACGCGCGTCCTCACGTTCTGCCACGACTCGTTCGGGCTCGGTCACCTGCGTCGGACCACCACGCTGGCGCGTGCCATCGTCGCGCGGGATCCCGCCAGCAGCGTCGTCTGCGTCACGGGGTCCCCACGGCCCGACCTCTTCGACGTTCCCTTCGGCATCGACCTCGTCCGGCTCCCCGGCATCACCAAGGCGGAAGGCGGTGCCTACGTCCCGCGCGCGCTGGCGATGCCCACGGCGGATGTGGTCTCGCTCCGCGCGGGCTTGATCAGCGCCGTGGCCCGCGAGTTCCGTCCCGACGTCATCGTGGTGGATCATTCCGCGATCGGGGTGGGCGGTGAGCTGCTCCCGATGCTGGAGGAGCAACGGCGTCTGGGGAACGCGCTGCTGGTCCTGGGCATGCGCGACATCGTCGACGAGCCCCTGCGAGCGCGGAAGGAGCTCGCGCGTGAGCATACCCGCTTCGCGATGGAGTCGTTGTACCACCGGATCTTCGTCTACGGACATCCGCACGTATGCGACGTGGCCCTGGAGTACGGCCTGGGTGCCGAGATCACGCGCAAGGTGCGGTACGTGGGCGTCGCTTGCGAGACCCACGCGGACGCTTCGGATACGCCGCACGCTGGGCCGCTCGTGACCGTCGGTGGCGGCGAGGATGGGCATCCCGTGCTGGAGGCGGTCTGCGATTGGATGGCCGCACGTCCCGAAGTGGCTCGCGGAGCCACGGTGGTCACAGGTCCGATGATGGAAGGCGCGCACAGGAGCGACGTGGTCCGTCGGGCCCGAGACGCCGGAGTGCGCGTGCTCGAGAGCTCCTCCGACTTCGGCCGCCTGCTGGCGAGCGCGTCGCTCGTGATCGGGATGGGTGGATACAACACCGTGTACGAGTCGCTGGCTCTTCGCAAACGCCTCGTCATCGTGCCGCGGGTCCACCCGCGTCGCGAGCAATGGGAGCGCGCACGCCGCCTCGCGGGGCTGGAGCTGGTGGATGTCGTCGAACCGACCGCGCTGACCTGCCCCGGACAGCTCGACCGCGTCATTGCCCGGGCCTCCGGGCGCACCCCCGTGGACCCGGCGGACGTCGGTCTGCGCTTCGACGGTGCCCGGGTCGCCGCGGAGACCCTCCTGCGCGAGGCCACCGGGCACGCGCTCCCTCTCGCGTCCTGA
- a CDS encoding ATP-binding protein encodes MKVESRRLSLRAKVAAAFAALALVPLLVLTGVAVGSAVRYLRTQAQASLEYDLEIARLRAARSLRQVGQNLDFLVEAVLRERMQGDGDDEAARALTATFLRTDSTAILRVKAIDAGGDLVFMSTVLAGDEATPGASGEIFYLLQAEEAERGRTLYLPVELRAPGSAAEPGVIPAIAIVEPVYDAAELVGVAVAEASLAELFEGLEYASPGLGGVTGLVDESGRFLYHSERKNDWASLLASQGGINVRTDFQEAVADELLSGGAATRRIPGGGIVSFRPLAAVDLDAPLLVLYRALAPGTLEASVRQFLLLTSGIVAGTLVLVLGAATVSARQLTRPLYELRTAARGLARGEARRPFHFQTGDELQDLADDFTRMADALQTQQQQLEDLLVTRTAALQTTRAELAQVVMHAADAIIGLDGQGRIRFWNRGAETLFGYSEPEALDQDVDQLIGGRASATEQDFIRRAMEQRRTVSNLLTRRTPKSGEPFPVTLTQAPVVDPDGHVVGASLVVRDHRAQSRIEEQMRHSERLAAVSIMAAGLAHEINNPLAILQNRIELMQRDAEDGTALARDLEVLLAHVDRLRGITSDLLAFAREESSGTDRVQVDRVAERLVGLLERTFVTQGLELVADVVALPAVQGDEKAIEAVLVNLLTNAAQATPDGGLVRLTMGLNQERRRVWVWVEDSGPGIPAELRERIFEPFFTTKGGTGLGLTLCRTIVERHGGVLRLDDSFEAGTRFVLELPIHGDAS; translated from the coding sequence GTGAAGGTCGAATCACGTCGTCTCTCGCTGCGGGCAAAGGTGGCGGCCGCGTTCGCGGCGCTCGCGTTGGTGCCCCTCCTCGTGCTGACGGGGGTGGCCGTGGGGAGCGCGGTGCGGTACCTGCGCACCCAAGCGCAGGCCTCCCTCGAGTACGATCTCGAGATCGCCCGTCTGCGCGCGGCGCGTTCCCTGCGACAGGTGGGCCAGAACCTCGATTTCCTCGTCGAGGCCGTGCTGCGCGAGCGGATGCAGGGCGATGGCGACGACGAAGCGGCCCGAGCCCTGACGGCGACGTTCCTGCGAACGGATTCCACCGCGATCCTGCGGGTGAAGGCGATCGACGCCGGTGGCGATCTCGTGTTCATGAGCACCGTCCTCGCCGGCGACGAGGCGACGCCCGGGGCGAGCGGCGAGATCTTCTACCTGCTGCAGGCGGAGGAAGCCGAGCGCGGTCGGACGCTGTACCTGCCCGTGGAGCTGAGGGCTCCGGGGTCCGCGGCCGAGCCCGGCGTCATCCCGGCGATCGCGATCGTGGAACCCGTCTACGACGCGGCCGAGCTCGTCGGGGTCGCCGTGGCTGAAGCGAGCCTCGCGGAGTTGTTCGAGGGCCTGGAGTACGCATCGCCTGGACTGGGGGGCGTGACCGGGCTCGTCGACGAATCCGGCCGCTTTCTCTACCACTCCGAGCGCAAGAACGACTGGGCGAGCCTGCTGGCCTCCCAGGGAGGCATCAACGTTCGCACCGATTTCCAGGAGGCCGTGGCCGACGAGCTCCTGTCGGGGGGCGCCGCCACACGCCGTATCCCGGGTGGCGGCATCGTCAGCTTCCGGCCCCTCGCTGCGGTAGATCTCGATGCGCCGCTCCTGGTGCTCTACCGGGCCCTGGCTCCGGGGACGCTCGAAGCGTCGGTACGGCAGTTCCTGCTTCTCACCTCCGGCATCGTCGCGGGGACGCTCGTGCTGGTGCTGGGAGCTGCGACGGTGAGCGCCCGTCAGTTGACGCGTCCGCTGTACGAGCTACGCACAGCGGCACGCGGACTGGCTCGAGGCGAAGCGCGCCGACCCTTCCACTTCCAGACCGGGGACGAGCTGCAGGATCTGGCGGACGACTTCACGCGCATGGCCGACGCGCTGCAGACCCAACAGCAGCAACTCGAGGACCTCCTCGTCACGCGGACCGCTGCGCTGCAGACCACCCGAGCCGAGCTGGCGCAAGTCGTGATGCACGCCGCGGACGCGATCATCGGTCTCGATGGGCAAGGCCGGATCCGGTTCTGGAATCGGGGCGCCGAAACGCTGTTCGGCTACTCCGAACCGGAGGCCCTCGACCAGGACGTCGACCAGCTCATCGGCGGGCGGGCTTCGGCAACGGAACAGGACTTCATCCGCCGCGCCATGGAGCAGCGCCGTACCGTGTCCAATCTCCTGACGCGGCGGACCCCGAAGTCCGGGGAGCCGTTTCCGGTCACGCTCACGCAGGCGCCGGTCGTCGACCCGGACGGCCACGTCGTGGGCGCGTCGTTGGTCGTGCGCGACCACCGCGCCCAGAGCCGCATCGAAGAGCAGATGCGCCACTCGGAGCGTCTGGCGGCCGTGAGCATCATGGCGGCGGGTCTGGCGCACGAGATCAACAACCCGTTGGCGATCCTGCAGAACCGCATCGAGCTGATGCAGCGGGACGCCGAGGATGGGACGGCGCTCGCGCGGGACCTGGAGGTCCTGCTGGCGCACGTGGACCGGCTCCGCGGGATCACCAGCGACCTGCTCGCCTTCGCCCGCGAGGAGTCGAGCGGAACCGATCGGGTCCAGGTCGATCGCGTGGCCGAGCGACTCGTGGGATTGCTGGAACGCACCTTCGTGACCCAGGGACTGGAGCTGGTGGCCGACGTGGTGGCGCTTCCCGCGGTGCAGGGGGACGAGAAGGCGATCGAAGCGGTGCTCGTCAATCTCCTCACGAACGCGGCGCAGGCTACGCCGGACGGTGGCCTGGTGCGCCTGACCATGGGGCTGAACCAGGAGCGTCGACGCGTCTGGGTATGGGTCGAGGACTCCGGTCCGGGCATTCCGGCGGAATTGCGCGAGCGCATCTTCGAGCCCTTCTTCACCACCAAGGGTGGTACCGGCCTCGGGCTGACGCTCTGCCGCACGATCGTGGAGCGTCACGGTGGCGTGCTGCGTCTGGACGACTCTTTCGAGGCGGGTACCCGATTCGTCCTGGAATTGCCCATCCATGGAGATGCGTCGTGA